ACAGACGGACTTAGCCCAAGGGAAGTGATAAACATGATCGCCGAAACCAAGGCATACACCTTACTGCGCGGCTACCGCGGTGAAAAACCGGCCGACATTAAGGCCATAATAGAAATAATCGGCCGGGTGGCAAAGCTGGTTAATGATTTCCCCGAAATAACCGAAATGGATATCAACCCCGTGTTTGCCTACAACAAGGGAGCCTGCGCCCTTGATGTAAAAATAACCATATCGTGAGGTGTGAAAAGGTGAAAAACCTCTATATAATGGGCACTGCAGGGAGCGGCAAAACCAGCGTCGCAGTGGGGCTGGCCTTAAAATTCCGCCAGGAGGGTTACCGGGTGGCCTACTTCAAGCCGGTCGGCAACCCTACCGTACCTCCTTCGCGAAATGATGAGGATGCCTTATTGATGAAGCAAATTCTGGACATGGAACACCCTCTGGAAACCATAGTTCCGTACATGGCCGGGCCATCCTACCTGTCCGGTCCCAGGAACTCCTGTGAGTCGCTGAAAACCATCCGCCAGGCATACCAGACCATAGCCGCCGATCATGACCTGGTGATTATCGGCGGGGCCGGTTTTCCCCACATTATGGGATGTCTGGGGCTGGATGCACCCAGCCTGGCGCTGGAACTGAAAGCACTGTCCATTTTTGTAATCAGGATTGAAAATGATTACAGCCTGGACAATGCTATTTTTATCAACAGCTACCTTAAATGTAAAAGTGTGCCTATACTGGGAAATATTTTTCACAACATTCCCCGCCCCTTACTGGCCAAAACTGAAGGGGTTTACCGCCCTATTCTGGAAGAGCGCGGCTATCATACCCTGGGGATTATTCCCATGCGCCCGGAGGTAACCTCCCCAACGGTAAAGGAATACTGCGAGGTGCTGGGCGGGGAAATCCTGGCAGGCGCCGACAGGCTGGACCGGGTGGTTGAAGATGTAATAATAGGAGCCATGACTGCGGAAAGCGCCCTCGGCTATTTGCGCCGGGCGGCCAATAAAGCAGTAATTACCGGCGGCGACCGCTCGGAAGTGGCCCTGGCCGCTCTGGAAACAAGCACCTCTGCCCTTATCCTTACCGGCGGGTTATACCCCGACGTTAAAGTAGTGGCCAGGGCAGAGGAAAAAAACATCCCAGTTATCCTCGTTCACTACGACACCTATACGACCATTGAAAAAATATCCGTTGTGACCAGAAGAATCAGGGCCGGCGACAAAAAAGCAATTAAAACGGTTGTGGAAAACATAGAAAAACACGTTGACTGGCGCAACGTGCTTAAAGCCTTACAGTAACGCGGCCAAAAACCGCTTTTATTTCATGGCTTTCAATTCGGAACGGCCCCGTTCTATCTGGTTTAAAATCTTGCCCAGGCTTTCCTGGAGGCCGGCCAGAATGTCATCAGCATAACTTTTAGCCCCTTCCCGCATTTCCCTGGCCACCGTTTCGGCCCTGGCTACAATTTCTTCAGCAACGGCTTTGGCCTGGCGGGCTATCTCGCTGTCCTCCGCCCGTTTTTCCACCTGCTTTTGGGCGTCCTCCAGAATGCGCATGGCCTCTTTTTGTGAGTCCTTTAAAACTTTTTCGCGCTCTTGAATAATCCACCTGGCCTGGCGAATTTCTTCAGGCATGGTGGTCCTGATCCGATCCAGCAGATCAAGAATGCGGTCCTCATCGATCATTACCTTTCTGGTTAAAGGAATTTTGCTGCTGTTTTCGATAAGTTCTTCCAGTTCGTTAAGGGCGCTCAGCAGATCCACTTTGCTCGATGTCCCTCCTTACTTTATAGCTGGCATTTTTAAATTTTTCTTTTAACCTCTCTTCAACCAGGGGGGGCACCAGACTGCGTACCGACCCTCCAAACGAGGCCACTTCTTTTACAGTAGTCGAACTTATGTAGGAAAACTCCGCCCTGGTCATTAAAAAAACGGTTTCGATATGACAGGCCAGCTTTTTATTTGTAAGCGCCATCCGGAACTCGTTTTCAAAGTCTGAGATTACCCGCAGGCCCCTGACAATAGCCTTGGCCTTGCGTTCGATGGCGTAATTTACCGTTAAACCTTCAAAAGAATCCACTTCAACATTGTTATACGACTTAAGAACCTCCTTGAGCATTTCAACCCGTTCTTCAATGGAAAAGATAGGGTTTTTGGTAGGGTTGCGGGAAACTGCAACAATAATCTTGTCAAATAATATGGAGGCCCTGCCAATAATGTCCAGGTGGCCATAGGTTACAGGATCAAAACTCCCTGGGCAAATTGCAATCCGCAAAGCAATTCTCCTTCCCGGTAATTTATTTGCAGCAGTAAAAAGAAAGCATCGTATCACCGTACTTTTCCTGGCGGAACATTTTCAAACCTTCTACCTCGGAAGGCAGGCTGTCCTTTTTGCCGCTTTCCACTACGGCCACCCCCCCCGGCTTTAGCAAGCCGTACCTGGCAATGCCGGCAAGAGTGCTTATTCTGTGATCTTCTAGATAAGGGGGATCAAGGTAGATA
The window above is part of the Pelotomaculum thermopropionicum SI genome. Proteins encoded here:
- the CoaD gene encoding phosphopantetheine adenylyltransferase; amino-acid sequence: MRIAICPGSFDPVTYGHLDIIGRASILFDKIIVAVSRNPTKNPIFSIEERVEMLKEVLKSYNNVEVDSFEGLTVNYAIERKAKAIVRGLRVISDFENEFRMALTNKKLACHIETVFLMTRAEFSYISSTTVKEVASFGGSVRSLVPPLVEERLKEKFKNASYKVRRDIEQSGSAERP
- the Pta gene encoding BioD-like N-terminal domain of phosphotransacetylase, which codes for MGTAGSGKTSVAVGLALKFRQEGYRVAYFKPVGNPTVPPSRNDEDALLMKQILDMEHPLETIVPYMAGPSYLSGPRNSCESLKTIRQAYQTIAADHDLVIIGGAGFPHIMGCLGLDAPSLALELKALSIFVIRIENDYSLDNAIFINSYLKCKSVPILGNIFHNIPRPLLAKTEGVYRPILEERGYHTLGIIPMRPEVTSPTVKEYCEVLGGEILAGADRLDRVVEDVIIGAMTAESALGYLRRAANKAVITGGDRSEVALAALETSTSALILTGGLYPDVKVVARAEEKNIPVILVHYDTYTTIEKISVVTRRIRAGDKKAIKTVVENIEKHVDWRNVLKALQ